The following proteins are co-located in the Microbacterium sp. SORGH_AS_0888 genome:
- a CDS encoding helix-turn-helix transcriptional regulator — translation MDVHAEGGSAENVASQFLAAELRSELIRRKRAIGEAAEVLEITTATMARRLSGETPLTVVDVVALCRWLDVEPAELMKRAERQATAVAS, via the coding sequence ATGGATGTTCATGCAGAGGGGGGTTCTGCGGAGAACGTTGCGTCGCAGTTCCTCGCTGCGGAGCTCCGGTCCGAGCTGATTCGCCGGAAGCGCGCCATCGGCGAAGCGGCCGAGGTGCTCGAGATCACCACGGCGACGATGGCCCGGCGACTGAGCGGCGAGACGCCGCTCACCGTCGTCGACGTCGTCGCGCTGTGCCGCTGGCTCGACGTCGAGCCGGCGGAGCTCATGAAGCGCGCGGAACGGCAGGCGACCGCCGTCGCGTCGTGA
- a CDS encoding ROK family protein, with protein sequence MTYVLAVDVGGTKVESALVGLDGRIVPGTRRRADTGAHAARTPDALGAAVEHVVAATAALADIEALAGVGIASAGPIDAAEGRVSPLNLPAAQGYAIVDHVRRITGVGRVELQLDGAAIARAEHLFGAARGVRHALVMVVSTGVGGGLVVDGRVLAGRTGNAGHVGQIIVDRGRPTAAAATVEGLASGPATVAYARSLGWQGATGEDLAAAWAAGDPRAIAAVERSADAVGAGIASVAALLDLDLVVVGGGFAGVSPDYVERVQTAARAYAVPSFAAGTRVVRAALGGEGPLVGAAATILPDAGGAWTAPEGATPSPQNGSP encoded by the coding sequence ATGACGTACGTCCTCGCCGTGGACGTCGGCGGCACGAAGGTCGAGTCGGCGCTCGTCGGGCTCGACGGCCGCATCGTCCCGGGCACGCGGCGCCGTGCCGACACCGGAGCCCATGCCGCCCGCACTCCGGACGCTCTCGGGGCCGCCGTCGAGCACGTCGTCGCAGCCACCGCGGCACTCGCCGACATCGAGGCCCTCGCGGGCGTGGGCATCGCGTCCGCCGGCCCGATCGACGCGGCCGAGGGACGTGTCTCACCGCTGAACCTGCCGGCCGCGCAGGGGTACGCGATCGTCGACCACGTTCGTCGGATCACGGGCGTCGGCAGGGTCGAGCTGCAGCTCGACGGCGCGGCGATCGCCCGCGCCGAGCATCTGTTCGGCGCGGCGCGCGGCGTGCGTCACGCGCTGGTGATGGTCGTCTCGACCGGGGTGGGCGGCGGTCTGGTGGTCGATGGGCGCGTGCTGGCCGGCCGTACCGGGAACGCCGGTCACGTCGGCCAGATCATCGTCGATCGCGGCCGTCCGACGGCCGCCGCGGCGACCGTCGAGGGGCTCGCCTCGGGGCCCGCCACGGTCGCCTACGCGCGGTCGCTCGGCTGGCAGGGCGCGACCGGCGAGGACCTGGCTGCGGCATGGGCGGCGGGGGATCCGCGTGCCATCGCCGCTGTCGAGCGGTCGGCGGACGCCGTCGGCGCGGGCATCGCGAGCGTCGCCGCCCTGCTCGACCTGGACCTCGTCGTCGTGGGCGGCGGGTTCGCCGGTGTCAGTCCGGACTACGTCGAGCGCGTCCAGACCGCTGCGCGGGCCTACGCGGTGCCTTCGTTCGCGGCCGGGACACGTGTCGTCCGCGCCGCGCTCGGCGGCGAAGGCCCGCTGGTCGGAGCGGCGGCGACGATCCTGCCGGACGCGGGCGGAGCATGGACGGCGCCGGAAGGCGCCACTCCGTCGCCGCAGAACGGATCGCCGTGA
- a CDS encoding AMP-binding protein codes for MTIDSPFPEPVIPDASLQEFIFADLTPEDLTRTAIVDADSGETLDYGGLLARVHAAAHELRERGVRAGDVVALHAPNSSAFVIAFHAIGAVGATSTTVPVLATAEDIRRQLRAARAGFLLTHPELLVAATAPAEEAGIAADRVLDVGRLAHAPQAQPSEWHAPTADAVLPFSSGTTGHPKGVRLTHRNLVANVAQIEERMGIGPDDVIIAVLPFFHIYGLTVLVNLALRRRATLVTMPRFDLSQFLSLVERHRATFVFVAPPIALALANHPSVDEADLSSLRVVFSGAAPLDAALSARVERRLGVTVRQGYGMSEMSPVSHFVGDGEAVPHASVGKPVGGTRNRVIGIDGRSIERPQGGMSEVGELLVAGPNVMREYVNDPEATRATIDDDGFLHTGDLVTVDADGNVYIVDRLKELIKYKGYQVPPAELEAVLIDHPGIAAAAVVGAADAEAGELPVAFVVRTATSDVDADRVMAYVAERVSPYKRIRRVIFCESIPTSSAGKILRRELRARLEAEGEEAGSAV; via the coding sequence ATGACCATCGACAGCCCCTTCCCCGAGCCCGTCATCCCGGATGCGTCGCTGCAGGAGTTCATCTTCGCGGACCTCACGCCCGAGGATCTCACGCGTACCGCGATCGTCGATGCCGACAGCGGTGAGACGCTCGACTACGGTGGACTCCTCGCGCGCGTGCACGCGGCGGCGCACGAGCTGCGAGAGCGGGGCGTGCGCGCCGGCGACGTGGTCGCGCTGCATGCGCCGAACTCGAGCGCCTTCGTCATCGCGTTCCACGCGATCGGCGCCGTCGGGGCGACCTCGACGACGGTGCCCGTGCTCGCCACCGCGGAGGACATCCGCCGTCAGCTCCGGGCGGCCCGGGCGGGGTTCCTGCTGACACATCCGGAGCTGCTCGTCGCGGCGACCGCGCCGGCGGAAGAAGCGGGGATCGCCGCGGACCGCGTCCTCGACGTCGGAAGGCTCGCCCACGCCCCGCAGGCGCAGCCCTCCGAGTGGCATGCTCCGACGGCCGACGCTGTGCTGCCCTTCAGCTCGGGCACGACCGGACACCCCAAGGGCGTCCGGCTCACGCACCGCAACCTTGTCGCGAACGTCGCGCAGATCGAAGAGCGCATGGGCATCGGCCCCGACGACGTGATCATCGCGGTGCTCCCCTTCTTCCACATCTACGGCCTGACCGTCCTGGTCAACCTGGCGCTGCGCCGCCGAGCGACACTCGTGACGATGCCGAGGTTCGACCTCTCGCAGTTCCTCTCGCTCGTCGAGCGTCACCGCGCGACCTTCGTGTTCGTCGCGCCGCCGATCGCGCTCGCGCTGGCGAACCACCCGAGCGTGGATGAGGCCGACCTCTCGAGCCTTCGAGTCGTCTTCTCCGGTGCGGCCCCGCTCGACGCGGCGCTCAGCGCGCGGGTGGAGCGCCGGCTCGGGGTCACCGTGCGACAGGGATACGGCATGAGCGAGATGAGCCCCGTGTCCCACTTCGTGGGGGACGGTGAGGCGGTGCCGCATGCGAGCGTCGGCAAGCCCGTCGGGGGGACCCGCAATCGCGTCATCGGCATCGACGGACGATCGATCGAGCGGCCGCAGGGCGGCATGAGCGAGGTCGGCGAGCTGCTGGTGGCGGGACCGAACGTCATGCGCGAGTACGTGAACGACCCCGAAGCGACGCGGGCGACGATCGACGACGACGGTTTCCTGCACACGGGAGACCTGGTGACGGTCGACGCGGACGGGAACGTCTACATCGTCGACCGGCTGAAGGAGCTCATCAAGTACAAGGGCTACCAGGTGCCGCCCGCCGAGCTGGAGGCCGTGCTCATCGATCATCCCGGCATCGCCGCTGCGGCCGTCGTCGGGGCGGCGGATGCCGAGGCGGGCGAGCTTCCGGTGGCCTTCGTCGTGCGGACCGCGACGTCGGACGTCGACGCCGACCGGGTCATGGCGTACGTGGCTGAGCGTGTGAGCCCCTACAAGCGGATCCGCCGCGTGATCTTCTGCGAGTCGATCCCGACCTCCTCGGCCGGCAAGATCCTGCGGCGGGAGCTGCGTGCGCGGCTCGAAGCCGAAGGGGAAGAGGCCGGCTCGGCGGTATGA
- a CDS encoding tautomerase family protein, whose amino-acid sequence MPMIDLYAAAGTFADPHAVAKAAAAAVKDVEGVPDIPMFRKNTAAFVHELPVGAISNVDGDSDYVRVQVLTNSGALDRDKQQAVVARLTALVAEAAGDPSLAERTWVLLTEAPEGGWGLWGRAHTNAELVDAARAEITRLSAGA is encoded by the coding sequence ATGCCGATGATCGATCTCTACGCCGCGGCCGGCACGTTCGCCGACCCCCACGCCGTCGCCAAGGCCGCCGCGGCCGCGGTCAAGGATGTCGAGGGGGTGCCCGACATCCCGATGTTCCGCAAGAACACCGCGGCCTTCGTCCACGAGCTTCCCGTCGGCGCGATCTCCAATGTCGACGGCGACTCCGACTACGTGCGCGTGCAGGTCCTGACGAACTCCGGCGCCCTCGACCGTGACAAGCAGCAGGCGGTGGTGGCGCGGCTGACGGCACTCGTGGCGGAGGCCGCGGGTGACCCGTCGCTGGCCGAACGTACCTGGGTGCTGCTCACCGAGGCGCCGGAGGGCGGCTGGGGGCTGTGGGGCCGAGCCCACACGAACGCCGAGCTCGTCGACGCCGCACGCGCCGAGATCACCCGGCTCTCGGCGGGCGCATGA
- a CDS encoding CocE/NonD family hydrolase has protein sequence MTIQTRIMGLLARLPERVASVDVRRDLATPLRDGGALRADLWLPRPLRASASVVLIRTPYGREGMDLVARLVAERGHPVVVQSCRGTFGSAGVFDPFRTESADAEDTLAWLAAQPWGDRPVSLLGASYFGHTAYTAVAADASRISSVSVAVTATDMRASAVYPDGVFAPETALVWIAGLTTQELPRRAQRRAMRALTRRMPAALAAPEKDADRVLLGETYPPYQDWVSHDRADDPWWEPTRRSQIREIMPPSVLVAGWYDPFVVGQLADHEAMVEAGRLTRLIVGPWTHGSPPIASHLVRESLRLQDEAPRGGAVVWDGGLRRWVELGAWPPAAVTRRLVLDGGAALRLDPRSSLDLSWIVDPGDPPPPAGGRGLNPRFAGRRRQTARERRADVPVFSTHALRSPLTIAGRASVELVTPASDRQQDWFVRLCDVDAVGVSRNIADGFVRTPPGAESVRAELSPAAFTFRAGHRIRLQISGTGHPFHPSLGETGRRRVLSRAGAWSVLELPTIEGGWRALPATPAEEGAMSTVLGRVATGFEPVRDEVVRLTDADADFGGQLCVYRGDRVVVDLAWGPGAALAGLTGFYSVSKGVAATVVALLIDGGALELDRPVASYWAEFAAQGKASVTVRELLSHQAGLAAVDDGVRPGDALDSREGAARLAAQLPLWRPGTAFGYHGITIGILMEELVRRVTGVELQELYEEHIRASREIDVFLGLPAEQSHRYRDPRPPLGPAEPAPAVEDDLAAAAFGRLLRAPDATLAEFGPFSPAVRTRGTAAAGGVGSAHGLARLYAAALGHIGAPIASPDTFAAMSQVQVSGHDIVLDAPMSFGIVFMKPHAQLPFASFRAFGHDGAGGALAFADPLHDIGFGYIPTRMTTPGGADVRAVALSGLVRACLAPARVHGGRA, from the coding sequence GTGACGATCCAGACCCGCATCATGGGGTTGCTTGCCCGCCTGCCCGAGCGCGTGGCGTCCGTCGACGTGCGCCGCGATCTCGCGACGCCTCTGCGCGACGGCGGTGCGCTCCGCGCCGACCTCTGGCTGCCTCGCCCCCTCCGAGCGTCGGCATCCGTCGTGCTGATCCGCACGCCGTACGGCCGTGAGGGCATGGACCTCGTCGCCCGTCTCGTCGCCGAGCGCGGCCACCCCGTCGTCGTCCAGAGCTGCCGGGGGACGTTCGGGTCCGCCGGTGTCTTCGACCCCTTCCGCACGGAGTCGGCGGATGCCGAGGACACGCTCGCATGGCTCGCGGCGCAGCCGTGGGGCGACCGTCCGGTCTCGCTTCTCGGGGCCAGCTACTTCGGGCACACGGCCTACACGGCGGTGGCCGCGGACGCGTCACGGATCTCGTCGGTGTCGGTCGCGGTCACCGCGACCGACATGCGGGCGAGTGCCGTGTATCCGGACGGTGTGTTCGCGCCGGAGACCGCGCTCGTCTGGATCGCCGGTCTGACGACGCAAGAGCTGCCGCGGCGGGCGCAGCGTCGCGCGATGCGGGCGCTCACACGGCGCATGCCCGCCGCGCTCGCCGCGCCGGAGAAGGACGCCGACCGCGTGCTCCTCGGCGAGACCTACCCGCCGTACCAGGACTGGGTGAGCCATGATCGGGCCGATGACCCGTGGTGGGAGCCGACCCGTCGGTCGCAGATCCGCGAGATCATGCCGCCCTCCGTCCTCGTGGCCGGGTGGTACGACCCGTTCGTGGTCGGCCAGCTCGCGGATCACGAGGCGATGGTCGAGGCGGGGCGGCTCACCCGCCTGATCGTGGGGCCCTGGACCCATGGATCGCCCCCGATCGCGAGCCACCTCGTCCGCGAGAGCCTCCGGCTGCAGGATGAGGCGCCCCGCGGCGGCGCGGTCGTCTGGGACGGGGGACTCCGGCGATGGGTCGAGCTGGGCGCCTGGCCACCCGCAGCGGTGACCCGACGACTCGTCCTCGATGGCGGCGCCGCGCTGCGTCTGGACCCGCGGTCGTCGCTCGACCTCTCGTGGATCGTCGATCCCGGCGATCCGCCACCGCCCGCCGGCGGGCGCGGGCTCAACCCGCGGTTCGCGGGGCGCCGGCGGCAGACGGCCCGCGAGAGGCGCGCCGACGTGCCGGTGTTCTCGACGCACGCGCTCCGCTCCCCGCTGACGATCGCGGGACGCGCCTCGGTCGAGCTCGTCACCCCGGCCTCCGACCGGCAGCAGGACTGGTTCGTGCGGCTCTGCGACGTCGACGCCGTCGGTGTCTCGCGCAACATCGCCGACGGTTTCGTGCGCACCCCACCCGGTGCCGAGAGCGTTCGCGCCGAGCTCTCGCCCGCCGCCTTCACCTTCCGCGCGGGCCACCGCATCCGCCTGCAGATCAGTGGCACGGGACACCCGTTCCATCCGTCGCTCGGCGAGACGGGGCGCCGACGGGTGCTCTCGCGGGCGGGTGCGTGGAGCGTCCTGGAGCTGCCGACGATCGAGGGCGGCTGGCGGGCCCTGCCGGCGACCCCGGCCGAGGAGGGTGCCATGAGCACGGTGCTCGGTCGGGTGGCGACGGGGTTCGAGCCCGTCCGCGACGAGGTCGTCCGCCTGACCGACGCGGATGCCGACTTCGGCGGCCAGCTGTGCGTCTACCGCGGCGACCGCGTGGTCGTCGACCTGGCCTGGGGGCCGGGGGCGGCTCTGGCGGGACTCACCGGGTTCTACTCGGTGAGCAAGGGCGTCGCGGCGACCGTGGTCGCCCTGCTGATCGACGGCGGCGCGCTGGAGCTCGACCGCCCGGTCGCGTCCTACTGGGCCGAGTTCGCCGCGCAGGGAAAAGCGTCGGTCACGGTGCGTGAACTGCTCTCGCACCAGGCGGGTCTCGCCGCCGTCGACGACGGAGTGCGGCCAGGAGACGCCCTCGACTCGCGTGAGGGTGCCGCGCGGCTTGCGGCGCAGCTGCCGTTGTGGCGACCCGGGACGGCCTTCGGCTACCACGGCATCACGATCGGCATCCTCATGGAAGAGCTGGTGCGCCGCGTGACCGGCGTCGAGCTCCAGGAGCTGTACGAGGAGCACATCCGCGCGTCGCGCGAGATCGACGTCTTCCTGGGCCTTCCCGCCGAGCAGTCCCACCGATACCGGGACCCGCGGCCGCCGCTCGGTCCCGCCGAGCCGGCTCCCGCCGTCGAGGACGACCTGGCCGCAGCGGCGTTCGGACGCCTGCTGCGTGCCCCGGATGCGACCCTCGCCGAGTTCGGGCCCTTCTCGCCCGCCGTGCGGACCAGGGGCACGGCGGCCGCGGGAGGCGTGGGCTCCGCGCACGGTCTGGCGCGTCTCTACGCGGCCGCCCTCGGCCACATCGGGGCGCCGATCGCGAGCCCCGATACCTTCGCCGCGATGTCGCAGGTGCAGGTGAGCGGTCACGACATCGTCCTCGACGCCCCGATGTCGTTCGGGATCGTCTTCATGAAGCCGCACGCGCAGTTGCCTTTCGCGAGTTTCCGCGCCTTCGGGCACGACGGCGCGGGCGGTGCGCTGGCCTTCGCGGATCCGCTCCACGACATCGGCTTCGGCTACATCCCGACCCGGATGACGACCCCCGGGGGAGCCGACGTGCGAGCGGTCGCGCTGTCGGGCCTCGTGCGAGCCTGTCTCGCGCCCGCCCGCGTGCACGGAGGCCGGGCATGA
- a CDS encoding TetR/AcrR family transcriptional regulator → MTEVRERMTDAAALLLARDGYQATSFSAVLEESGAPRGSIYHHFPGGKDELVSAALAHQARRVIGGLDHLAGLDPEEVVTRFAGWWRAGLESTGFAVGCSLVAVTTSAGPGALRDEAGAAFARWIAALSGLFRRAGVAAETATSFATQVLAAIEGAVVMSRAQGSFTVFDTVVERLRRDAARLREGDGDG, encoded by the coding sequence ATGACCGAGGTCCGCGAACGCATGACCGACGCCGCGGCGCTCCTGCTCGCGCGCGACGGCTACCAGGCGACATCCTTCAGCGCCGTGCTGGAGGAGTCCGGTGCGCCACGAGGGTCGATCTACCACCACTTCCCCGGGGGCAAGGACGAGCTCGTCTCCGCGGCGCTCGCGCATCAGGCCCGCCGCGTCATCGGAGGCCTCGACCATCTTGCGGGTCTCGATCCCGAGGAGGTCGTCACGCGCTTCGCCGGGTGGTGGCGCGCGGGGCTCGAGAGCACCGGCTTCGCCGTCGGCTGCTCCCTGGTCGCCGTGACGACCTCGGCCGGGCCGGGGGCGCTGCGCGACGAGGCGGGCGCCGCGTTCGCGCGGTGGATCGCGGCCCTGAGCGGGCTGTTCAGGCGGGCGGGCGTGGCGGCGGAGACGGCGACGTCCTTCGCGACCCAGGTGCTGGCGGCCATCGAGGGCGCCGTCGTGATGTCGCGTGCTCAGGGGTCGTTCACGGTCTTCGACACGGTGGTCGAGAGGTTGCGGCGCGATGCCGCACGGTTGCGGGAGGGGGACGGAGATGGCTGA
- a CDS encoding PaaI family thioesterase, translating to MAESSRMLTWSDPLETFERIRSLSGLEAMQALRDGRIPPPPIAVTMNFTVTEVEPGRVVFRCTPGREHYNPIGAVHGGLACTLLDTVVGCAAHTTLDAGRGYTSIELSVKYLRPIVAGAELTAVGVVTKPGRRVVFADGTVQDAEGRLVATASSSLLVL from the coding sequence ATGGCTGAGAGCTCACGGATGCTCACCTGGTCGGACCCGCTGGAGACGTTCGAGCGGATCCGAAGCCTGAGCGGTCTGGAAGCGATGCAGGCGCTCCGCGACGGTCGCATCCCGCCGCCCCCGATCGCGGTGACGATGAACTTCACCGTGACCGAGGTCGAGCCCGGCCGCGTCGTCTTCCGCTGCACGCCCGGCCGGGAGCACTACAACCCGATCGGCGCCGTACACGGCGGGCTCGCGTGCACGCTTCTCGACACGGTGGTCGGGTGTGCGGCGCACACGACACTCGACGCGGGCCGGGGGTACACCTCGATCGAGCTCAGCGTGAAGTATCTGCGCCCGATCGTCGCCGGCGCGGAGCTGACCGCCGTCGGCGTCGTCACGAAGCCGGGGCGTCGCGTCGTCTTCGCCGACGGTACCGTGCAGGACGCCGAGGGAAGGCTCGTCGCGACGGCATCGAGCTCGCTGCTGGTCCTGTGA
- a CDS encoding ImmA/IrrE family metallo-endopeptidase, translating into MDDGIWTTLDALGVTVEYVDLPRDRDGEYVHSLGLIRLQRGMATRLHRSVLAHECAHAVFADVPSPSAQVNRKQERRADEWAAQRLIDIREYERAEALHQGNIEALAVELGVTVDLIRAFRSALSRAHTAAVRRTVAQGSYEKVR; encoded by the coding sequence ATGGACGACGGCATCTGGACGACCCTCGACGCCCTCGGGGTCACCGTCGAGTACGTGGACCTCCCCCGCGACCGTGACGGCGAGTACGTCCACTCCCTCGGGCTCATCCGGCTGCAACGGGGGATGGCGACGCGCCTGCACCGATCCGTCCTCGCGCACGAGTGCGCCCACGCCGTGTTCGCCGATGTGCCCTCCCCCTCTGCTCAGGTCAACCGCAAGCAGGAGCGCCGTGCCGACGAGTGGGCGGCGCAGCGACTCATCGACATCCGCGAGTACGAGCGCGCCGAGGCACTGCACCAGGGGAACATCGAAGCCCTCGCCGTCGAGCTCGGCGTCACGGTCGATCTCATCCGCGCGTTCCGGAGCGCGCTGAGCCGCGCCCACACCGCCGCCGTGCGTCGCACCGTCGCGCAGGGCAGCTACGAGAAGGTGCGCTGA